In the Gammaproteobacteria bacterium genome, one interval contains:
- a CDS encoding SOS response-associated peptidase has translation MCTRYITPDQRAIESYLSHVPPWWRQSFDVRITNLVPVVRATADGERALEQMYWTLLPPKSDKKAWRMPTWNLRGERLEESRMYASPFKSRRCVLPAAGFYEWPEVNGEKQRHCIRPADGGMFLFAGLWNPWASKDGTEEGATVGIITTDANEFMRPLHNTGKNPYRMPVIVDPQLGDTWMFGEVEDARELVGPCPNEWLQAYPVPRNLGNEPAQMEPVGDVLRPGRSA, from the coding sequence ATGTGCACCCGCTACATCACGCCAGACCAACGCGCGATAGAGAGCTATCTCTCTCACGTGCCGCCGTGGTGGCGACAGAGCTTCGATGTCCGGATCACCAACTTGGTTCCCGTTGTGCGAGCCACTGCAGACGGTGAGCGGGCCCTTGAGCAGATGTACTGGACGCTCCTGCCGCCGAAGTCTGACAAGAAGGCCTGGCGCATGCCGACGTGGAATCTGAGGGGCGAACGGCTCGAGGAGAGTCGGATGTATGCCTCACCTTTCAAATCCCGGCGCTGCGTGTTGCCGGCAGCCGGATTCTACGAGTGGCCCGAGGTCAACGGCGAGAAGCAGCGGCACTGCATCCGCCCAGCGGACGGCGGCATGTTCCTCTTCGCAGGTCTGTGGAACCCCTGGGCATCGAAGGACGGGACTGAGGAAGGCGCCACCGTGGGCATCATCACGACCGACGCCAACGAGTTCATGAGGCCGCTCCACAACACAGGCAAGAATCCGTATCGCATGCCGGTTATCGTCGACCCGCAGCTGGGGGACACTTGGATGTTCGGCGAGGTTGAGGATGCCAGAGAACTCGTTGGGCCGTGTCCGAACGAGTGGCTGCAGGCCTACCCCGTACCGCGCAACCTGGGGAACGAACCTGCGCAGATGGAGCCAGTCGGAGATGTGCTTCGTCCCGGAAGGAGTGCGTAG
- a CDS encoding tetratricopeptide repeat protein, with protein sequence MNSPKAPEILQIPVAEFDVSTLPANARTPGTEAFEQAVLTYLALRYAERGWAAAVTVDDGYIRVVAVPEQGVEPKHYVIGLLQHGFLEDALPMLEALYGMLDDPDIAYNYGICLSELGRTDECIEPLKHCLRLDPTYAHSAVGLGVAYARSGRDEEAAETLRNALELQPGDAFALRNLAAVLGRQGKLAEALPLFRQAVAAAPDQPEALYNLAQCLEQLGGGHRGEAEALYKKLIQKFPQHAVGDAAIKAANRMSNEDLHRAVDGKPRPDAIQYMLGAMETFAKLPREKSGEVVMEIAKLGQSGLSINEPGKRHTLQALPGDYSGLQLLCLMHVGFRLFDPNTDPGTGLQREYEIAKGMQSKPK encoded by the coding sequence ATGAATAGCCCTAAAGCCCCGGAAATCCTTCAGATCCCCGTCGCCGAATTCGATGTATCCACGCTGCCCGCGAATGCGCGCACGCCCGGCACGGAGGCGTTCGAGCAGGCTGTGCTGACCTACTTGGCGCTCAGGTATGCCGAGCGGGGATGGGCCGCGGCCGTAACAGTGGACGATGGGTACATCCGGGTGGTCGCCGTCCCTGAGCAGGGGGTGGAGCCGAAGCACTATGTGATCGGCCTGTTGCAGCATGGCTTCCTCGAGGACGCCCTGCCGATGCTCGAGGCGCTGTACGGCATGCTCGATGACCCGGACATCGCCTACAACTACGGCATCTGCCTCAGCGAACTCGGCCGCACCGATGAATGCATCGAGCCGCTTAAGCATTGCCTTCGACTCGACCCCACCTACGCGCATTCGGCCGTGGGTCTTGGGGTGGCCTATGCACGAAGCGGACGCGACGAGGAGGCCGCAGAGACCCTGCGCAACGCGCTGGAGCTGCAACCGGGCGATGCGTTCGCGCTGCGCAACCTCGCCGCGGTTCTGGGCCGGCAGGGCAAGCTGGCCGAGGCGTTGCCGTTGTTTCGTCAGGCGGTCGCCGCCGCACCGGACCAGCCGGAAGCGCTTTACAACCTGGCCCAGTGTCTCGAGCAGCTGGGTGGCGGCCACCGCGGTGAGGCGGAGGCTTTGTACAAGAAGCTGATTCAGAAGTTTCCGCAACACGCGGTCGGCGATGCCGCCATCAAGGCCGCGAACCGCATGTCCAACGAAGACCTGCACCGTGCGGTCGATGGCAAGCCGCGGCCTGATGCGATCCAGTACATGCTGGGCGCCATGGAGACCTTTGCGAAGCTGCCACGTGAAAAGAGCGGAGAGGTGGTAATGGAGATCGCCAAGCTCGGGCAATCCGGCCTTTCGATTAATGAACCGGGCAAGCGACACACGCTGCAAGCCCTGCCGGGGGACTACTCCGGCTTGCAGCTGCTGTGCCTGATGCACGTCGGCTTCCGGCTTTTCGATCCCAATACCGATCCGGGTACCGGACTGCAGCGGGAGTACGAAATCGCCAAGGGCATGCAAAGCAAGCCGAAATGA
- the istA gene encoding IS21 family transposase, with protein MAISKEQEAQILRYHYVEKWRVGTIASQLGVHHNVVNRVLSQAGMPKVERAAQPSMIDPYLPFITDTLAQFPTLTASRLYGMVRERGYPGGPDHFRHQLACYRPRPRPEAFLRLKTLPGDQGQIDWGHFGKLTIGRATHALMAFVMVLSYSRRIFLRFFLDAKMANFLRGHEAAFTASNGLPKVLLYDNLKSAVLERQGEAIRFHPTLLEFAAHYRFEPRPVAVARGNEKGRVERAIRTIRDNFWPARQWTDIDDLNAQAEAWCNGWAMDRPCPEDRALSVRQAFEQEPLLALPDNPYPTDERVEVHIGKTPYARFEGNDYSVPHTHVRRTLTVSASPTEVRILDGGDVIARHPRSYDKGRQIEQPEHIEALVQIKRQARHHRGQDHLAQAAPASRQLLIQAAERGDNLGAITAALLRLLDAYGAPELEAAIQESLAHGVAHPNGVRIALQRRREARNQPPRVGVRIDHARARGLVVRTHDLGGYDALQSTPPEAEDDAQEEPQ; from the coding sequence TTGGCCATCAGCAAAGAACAAGAGGCGCAGATCCTGCGCTATCACTACGTCGAGAAGTGGCGGGTGGGCACCATTGCCAGCCAGTTGGGCGTACACCACAACGTCGTCAATCGGGTGCTCTCCCAGGCCGGCATGCCGAAGGTCGAGCGGGCTGCGCAGCCGTCGATGATCGATCCTTATCTGCCGTTCATCACCGACACCCTGGCCCAGTTCCCCACGCTCACCGCCAGCCGCCTCTACGGCATGGTGCGTGAACGGGGCTACCCCGGCGGCCCCGACCACTTCCGCCATCAGCTCGCCTGTTACCGGCCACGCCCCCGGCCCGAGGCCTTTCTGCGCCTGAAGACCCTGCCCGGCGACCAGGGACAGATCGACTGGGGCCATTTCGGCAAGCTCACCATCGGCCGCGCAACCCATGCCCTGATGGCCTTTGTCATGGTGCTCAGCTACTCCCGGCGCATTTTTTTGCGCTTCTTCCTCGATGCCAAGATGGCCAACTTCCTGCGGGGCCATGAGGCGGCCTTCACCGCCTCGAACGGCCTGCCCAAGGTCCTGCTCTACGACAACCTCAAAAGCGCCGTGCTGGAGCGCCAGGGTGAGGCCATCCGCTTCCATCCCACCTTGCTCGAGTTCGCCGCCCACTACCGCTTCGAGCCCCGTCCGGTGGCGGTGGCCCGGGGCAACGAGAAGGGGCGGGTGGAACGCGCCATCCGCACGATACGCGATAATTTCTGGCCGGCCCGCCAATGGACCGACATCGATGACCTCAATGCCCAGGCCGAGGCCTGGTGCAACGGCTGGGCCATGGACCGGCCCTGCCCGGAGGACCGTGCCCTCTCGGTGCGCCAGGCCTTCGAGCAGGAGCCCCTGCTGGCGCTGCCCGATAACCCCTATCCCACCGACGAGCGGGTCGAGGTCCACATCGGCAAGACCCCTTACGCGCGCTTCGAGGGCAACGACTACAGCGTGCCCCACACCCATGTGCGCCGCACCCTCACCGTCTCGGCCTCACCCACCGAGGTGCGGATCCTCGACGGCGGAGACGTCATCGCCCGCCACCCGCGCAGCTACGACAAGGGCCGGCAGATCGAACAGCCGGAACACATCGAGGCACTGGTCCAGATCAAACGCCAGGCCCGGCATCATCGCGGCCAGGACCACCTGGCCCAGGCCGCACCGGCCAGCCGGCAGTTACTCATACAGGCCGCTGAGCGTGGCGACAACCTCGGCGCCATCACCGCCGCCCTGCTGCGCCTCCTCGATGCCTACGGCGCCCCCGAGCTGGAAGCGGCCATCCAGGAGAGCCTGGCCCACGGGGTCGCTCACCCCAACGGCGTGCGCATCGCCCTGCAGCGGAGGCGCGAGGCGAGAAACCAGCCGCCCCGGGTGGGAGTGCGCATCGACCACGCGCGCGCCAGGGGGCTGGTGGTACGCACCCATGATCTGGGCGGCTACGACGCCTTGCAGTCCACCCCGCCCGAAGCCGAAGACGACGCCCAGGAGGAGCCCCAATGA
- a CDS encoding DUF3644 domain-containing protein — MAKPRRTHQAFLALLQGKEAKGLAVTTAEILAATEWKAVSLETYVNKGQLSEYLSQIDEGKFAVANTLAVDPLTFSRKLSQSKHRRELGFNCKSGLAKALLKKSRDNMILALELYNRPSLENRLDSFVLCFCVAWEQLLKAIIIERDGEGSIFKTSTRSGAIRETISLRECLNRQYKENSPIRKNVARITYYRDQAVHLLMPEVQGIMSRIFQSGIMNYSTAFQKFSEQQFLPTSQAGMLSIVGDLGSSSNAAIIAKYGQAVGKELISISEALESEAKNVDDIQFAIPLNVKLVFATDDDQGNMVTLSKAEAGMEGLANAIVVEKPVDRSKTHPFRATDAVKEINRRLKERYSEDVLREYLKAGKAKPDRTSINEFDFRALAYKLKWRNSNNSEHYLHKNPETRYYSDSAVEKCIEKIMNTKGFLGSARASASAKK; from the coding sequence ATGGCTAAGCCGAGAAGAACTCATCAGGCATTTCTTGCTTTACTGCAAGGAAAAGAGGCAAAGGGCCTCGCAGTCACTACTGCCGAAATCTTGGCCGCGACAGAATGGAAAGCGGTGTCGCTTGAGACCTACGTCAATAAGGGTCAGCTATCCGAGTATTTAAGCCAAATCGATGAAGGAAAATTCGCGGTCGCTAACACGTTGGCAGTCGACCCGCTTACCTTTAGTCGCAAGCTCTCTCAGAGCAAGCACCGCCGTGAACTGGGCTTTAACTGCAAATCCGGACTCGCAAAGGCCTTACTGAAGAAATCACGCGACAACATGATCTTGGCGCTCGAATTATACAACCGGCCTTCGCTGGAGAACCGACTTGACTCTTTCGTCCTTTGTTTCTGTGTTGCGTGGGAACAGCTTTTGAAGGCGATCATCATAGAACGTGATGGAGAGGGATCGATATTCAAGACCAGCACTAGGTCAGGGGCAATCCGAGAAACGATTTCTCTCCGAGAATGTTTGAATAGGCAATATAAGGAAAATAGCCCTATCCGCAAGAACGTCGCGCGAATTACTTATTACCGCGATCAGGCTGTCCATTTACTTATGCCAGAAGTTCAGGGAATAATGTCGCGTATATTTCAGTCGGGGATCATGAACTACAGTACGGCGTTCCAAAAGTTTTCCGAGCAGCAGTTTCTACCAACATCGCAAGCGGGGATGCTTTCCATAGTCGGCGATTTGGGCAGTTCATCGAATGCGGCAATTATCGCGAAGTACGGACAAGCGGTGGGGAAGGAGCTGATATCGATATCAGAGGCTCTGGAATCGGAAGCCAAGAATGTGGACGATATACAGTTTGCAATTCCTCTCAATGTAAAGCTGGTGTTCGCAACAGATGATGATCAGGGCAACATGGTTACGCTCTCGAAAGCAGAAGCAGGCATGGAAGGTCTCGCGAACGCCATCGTCGTGGAGAAACCAGTCGACCGTAGCAAAACGCATCCATTTCGGGCTACCGACGCGGTTAAGGAGATTAATCGACGACTAAAGGAGCGGTACAGCGAAGACGTTTTGAGAGAATACTTAAAGGCTGGCAAGGCCAAGCCTGACCGTACGAGCATAAATGAATTCGATTTTCGAGCGCTTGCCTACAAACTAAAATGGCGAAACAGCAACAACTCTGAACACTACCTGCACAAGAACCCGGAGACACGGTACTATTCCGACTCGGCAGTAGAGAAGTGCATCGAAAAGATCATGAATACTAAGGGTTTCCTCGGTAGCGCGCGGGCCAGTGCTAGTGCAAAGAAATAG
- a CDS encoding integrase arm-type DNA-binding domain-containing protein, which translates to MTETRRPKRSGAYWLSAAKVKTAKRGYHADGRGLYLVVQPSGTKSWTLRYMLNGRRRDMGLGPYPTIDLATARKKAEEQRAHLVDQVDPLEARGKHRARKRATFLAAATALIESKQHGWRNAKHAAQWTSTLERYAFPTLGDLDVSQVDTDAVVNVLKPIWTEKPETASRVRQRIEAVLDYAIALEQRTGPNPARWRGHLDHLLPKVSKVKRVKHFAALPWAEMADFMALLRAQDGLGAQALEFTILTACRSGEVLGARWDEVDLDQKVWTIPAERMKANRPHRVPLPEDAVTLLEGLPHIEEEPYVFPGQNAAGRSAT; encoded by the coding sequence ATGACAGAGACACGACGCCCCAAGCGGAGTGGGGCCTACTGGCTGAGCGCCGCCAAGGTCAAGACCGCCAAGCGAGGCTATCATGCCGACGGCCGCGGGCTCTACCTGGTGGTCCAGCCCTCCGGCACCAAGAGTTGGACCCTGCGCTACATGTTGAACGGCAGGCGCCGGGACATGGGGCTCGGCCCCTACCCCACCATCGACCTCGCCACGGCCCGCAAGAAGGCCGAAGAGCAGCGGGCTCACCTGGTGGATCAGGTTGACCCCCTGGAGGCCAGAGGAAAGCACAGGGCACGGAAGCGGGCCACCTTCCTCGCCGCAGCAACCGCGCTCATCGAATCAAAGCAGCACGGCTGGCGCAACGCCAAGCACGCCGCCCAGTGGACCTCGACCCTGGAGCGCTACGCCTTTCCCACCCTCGGTGACCTGGACGTTTCCCAGGTGGACACGGACGCGGTCGTCAATGTCCTGAAGCCCATCTGGACAGAGAAGCCGGAGACGGCCTCACGCGTACGCCAGCGCATCGAGGCGGTCCTGGACTATGCCATCGCCCTGGAGCAACGCACGGGCCCCAATCCGGCCCGCTGGCGAGGCCACCTCGACCACCTGCTCCCGAAGGTGAGCAAGGTGAAGCGGGTGAAGCACTTCGCGGCCCTGCCCTGGGCCGAGATGGCCGACTTCATGGCCCTGCTCCGCGCCCAGGACGGCCTCGGAGCCCAGGCACTGGAGTTCACCATCCTGACCGCCTGCCGCTCGGGGGAGGTACTTGGCGCCCGGTGGGATGAGGTCGACCTCGACCAGAAGGTCTGGACCATCCCGGCCGAACGCATGAAGGCCAACCGCCCTCACCGAGTGCCACTCCCCGAGGATGCCGTGACGCTCCTGGAGGGCCTGCCCCATATAGAAGAGGAACCCTACGTCTTCCCGGGTCAAAACGCGGCCGGCCGCTCAGCAACATGA
- a CDS encoding ADP-ribosylglycohydrolase family protein, producing MIEPPSPQPGAANAVPDSRARYRGALLGLAAGDALGTTLEFEPPGTFTPITDMVGGGPFGLEAGEWTDDTAMALCLAASLVECEGFDLVDQMERYVRWYRNGYMSATGSCFDIGHTVAAALARFESRGNPFAGDRAPRFGGNGSLMRLAPVPLAFAHDPYEAIRLAAVMSRTTHSAAEPVSACRYLAGLMVGALRGVPKERLLAARYSPMPELWDHHPLAPRVDAVAAGSFKTRRPPDIRGTGYVVQTLEAALWAFWTTDDFASGALAAVNLGEDADTTGAVYGQLAGAWYGIDGIPRPWIDRIAMKEQILDLADGLLALATAPALSEVP from the coding sequence TTGATAGAGCCACCCTCTCCCCAGCCAGGCGCCGCGAACGCCGTCCCCGACAGTCGGGCGCGCTACCGCGGCGCCTTGCTGGGCCTCGCCGCCGGGGATGCCCTGGGCACCACGCTGGAGTTCGAGCCACCGGGTACCTTCACGCCCATAACGGACATGGTGGGGGGTGGACCGTTCGGCCTCGAGGCCGGCGAGTGGACCGATGACACCGCCATGGCCCTGTGCCTGGCGGCGAGCCTGGTGGAGTGTGAGGGCTTCGATCTGGTGGACCAGATGGAGCGCTACGTGCGCTGGTATCGTAACGGCTATATGAGCGCCACCGGAAGCTGTTTCGACATCGGCCATACCGTGGCCGCAGCCCTCGCCCGTTTCGAGTCCCGCGGCAACCCCTTCGCGGGGGATCGCGCCCCCCGTTTCGGCGGCAATGGGTCCCTGATGCGTCTGGCCCCCGTGCCCCTGGCCTTCGCTCATGACCCGTACGAGGCCATCCGGCTGGCCGCTGTCATGTCCCGCACCACTCATTCGGCTGCGGAGCCCGTGAGCGCATGTCGCTACCTGGCCGGGCTCATGGTGGGGGCGCTGCGGGGCGTGCCCAAGGAGCGCTTGCTGGCCGCCCGTTACAGCCCCATGCCCGAGCTGTGGGACCATCACCCGCTGGCGCCGCGCGTGGATGCCGTGGCGGCCGGCTCTTTCAAGACCCGCCGGCCTCCGGATATTCGGGGAACGGGTTACGTGGTTCAAACCCTCGAGGCGGCGTTGTGGGCCTTCTGGACCACCGACGATTTCGCGTCCGGGGCCCTGGCGGCGGTCAACCTCGGCGAGGACGCGGATACCACCGGCGCCGTCTATGGCCAACTCGCCGGGGCCTGGTACGGCATCGACGGCATTCCACGGCCCTGGATCGACCGCATTGCCATGAAGGAACAGATCCTCGATCTGGCGGACGGGCTCCTGGCCTTGGCCACGGCTCCGGCCCTTTCCGAGGTGCCTTGA
- a CDS encoding acyl-CoA dehydrogenase family protein, with product MHRPTEEDANAILSRVQEIAKEIVAPGSEETDKQARWPAEGLRALQHAGLGGLVVPPEYGGKGQGLLTLTKVCEILGRECASTAICFGMHCVGASVIAANATLDQQIRYLAHICEGRHITTLSLSESGTGAHFYFPKTALEYVDEGHFLLRGGKTFVTNGGQADSYVVSAVAADPEAPVGQFSCVVVDGDAAGIKWGPPWEGLGMRGNSSRSMELDGVRISRNNLLGKEGDQIWYIFNVVTPYFLVAMAGTFLGVASTALEEARRHMMRRYHAHTGGNLAQSTVLQHRLAVLFGMVERTRALVYRSASRYDAGEPDALVAVMAAKAEVADCAVQLVNESMTLMGGIGYRDGSRLHRLLRDARAAHLMSPTTDVLRVWIGRALLGQPLFSD from the coding sequence CTGCATCGTCCTACGGAAGAGGATGCCAACGCGATTCTGTCTCGTGTGCAGGAAATCGCCAAGGAGATCGTAGCACCGGGCAGTGAGGAAACGGACAAGCAGGCCCGCTGGCCCGCCGAGGGGCTACGGGCATTGCAACATGCGGGGCTCGGTGGCCTGGTGGTGCCGCCCGAGTATGGTGGAAAGGGACAGGGCCTGCTGACACTGACCAAGGTATGCGAGATCCTCGGCAGGGAGTGCGCCTCCACCGCCATCTGTTTCGGCATGCATTGCGTGGGGGCATCGGTCATTGCGGCCAATGCCACCCTGGATCAACAGATCCGCTACCTGGCTCACATCTGTGAGGGCCGGCATATCACCACCCTGTCCCTGAGCGAGTCGGGTACGGGCGCTCACTTTTATTTTCCCAAGACTGCCCTGGAATATGTCGACGAAGGGCATTTTCTGTTGCGGGGCGGCAAGACCTTCGTCACCAATGGGGGCCAGGCGGACTCCTATGTGGTTTCCGCGGTGGCCGCGGATCCCGAGGCACCGGTAGGCCAGTTCTCCTGCGTGGTGGTGGATGGTGACGCCGCGGGTATCAAGTGGGGACCGCCGTGGGAAGGCCTGGGGATGCGGGGCAACTCATCGCGTTCCATGGAACTGGATGGGGTCAGGATTTCCCGCAACAACCTGCTGGGGAAGGAAGGTGACCAGATCTGGTATATCTTCAACGTGGTCACACCCTATTTCCTGGTGGCCATGGCCGGTACCTTCCTGGGGGTGGCGAGCACCGCGCTGGAGGAGGCGCGCCGGCACATGATGCGGCGCTATCATGCCCACACCGGGGGCAATCTGGCCCAGTCCACCGTGCTCCAGCACCGGCTGGCCGTCCTCTTCGGCATGGTCGAGCGCACGCGCGCCCTCGTTTATCGCTCCGCCAGCCGTTACGATGCCGGCGAACCCGATGCCCTGGTGGCTGTTATGGCGGCCAAGGCGGAGGTGGCCGATTGCGCCGTCCAACTGGTCAACGAATCCATGACTCTGATGGGGGGTATCGGATACCGAGACGGTTCGCGGCTGCATCGCCTGCTCCGAGATGCGCGGGCGGCCCATCTCATGTCGCCTACTACCGACGTGCTTCGCGTGTGGATAGGCCGGGCATTGCTGGGCCAACCCCTGTTCTCCGATTAA
- a CDS encoding PAS domain S-box protein translates to MKSLAPDNQEVVGCASIVGVDPRLLEKIDRMFPDDLVVDFMDDLEELFQQLESGDMLVDAVVLGMGAEDAVRAAQRINTYDKLIPVLILAAPAVSEELKRTLLFSPFLGNEVAVWPTDDMDILPAALRDAVIRRRQRLRYRDTLSNAQIRLEKFPLQKPEATHYLDRLLDYAPVGVVTVDLEGTITTLNRRAQELLTSTERPVLGQPLGAFFAAAERERLVTLQERCAADDKYQGRAVLEIHSLAGEASYIEVTIAPLAYRTGQRGFMLILQDVTSRVEAEEDMGRHVTVLRKFHGIISSESLSLEEKLDEVLCLGCEQFRLPVGVLSRIDGSYLDVLRSVGGENRYPAGARYPIDQTYCGKSIVAPEPLAIANAGEEPEWADHPAHRGAGLEAYIGTVVQVDEGVNGTLCFLGESPRNRPFTSADNELLKLMSRWVASELQRERADARMRKLSGALEQTADIVTITDRNRYIEYVNPAFERLTGYAQQEVLGRKTHFLRSGFHNAVFYNDLNDTINKGEVYRGTLTNRKKDGTLYYEQKTISPLKDRNGEITHFISTGRDITALLEAEEKARARQAELTHVARLSTLGEMTSGLAHELNQPLCAITTYAQGCLQILQRGDCEPERVRYGLKQVVKQAELAGGIFRHLRDFARKGEMHRESLRMAAIIEEVLDFVSAEARQKMMDTHVDLPADLPPVYADSIQVEQVLLNLVRNAFDALAHLDAGERRIFLAAFEDPAGFVTVEFRDTGPGCPAGTTERLFDPFVTSKPEGLGIGLSISQSIIESHGGKMWLAENSAGGAVFRFTLPVAVEAGTGHA, encoded by the coding sequence GTGAAATCGCTGGCCCCGGACAATCAGGAGGTGGTGGGCTGCGCAAGCATTGTCGGGGTCGATCCGCGATTGCTGGAAAAGATCGACCGCATGTTTCCCGACGACCTCGTCGTGGATTTCATGGATGATCTGGAAGAGCTGTTCCAGCAGCTGGAAAGCGGGGACATGCTGGTTGATGCCGTGGTGTTGGGCATGGGGGCCGAGGACGCCGTGCGGGCGGCCCAGCGCATCAACACCTACGACAAGCTGATCCCGGTGCTTATCCTGGCCGCGCCGGCCGTCAGCGAGGAACTCAAGCGTACCCTGCTGTTCAGTCCCTTCCTCGGCAATGAGGTGGCCGTGTGGCCCACCGACGACATGGACATCCTGCCCGCCGCCCTGCGTGATGCCGTCATTCGTCGCCGCCAACGGTTACGGTATCGCGATACCCTCTCCAATGCACAGATCCGATTGGAGAAGTTCCCCCTCCAGAAGCCCGAGGCGACCCACTACCTGGACCGGTTGCTCGATTATGCCCCCGTGGGCGTGGTGACCGTGGATCTCGAGGGTACCATCACCACCCTGAACCGCCGGGCTCAGGAACTGCTGACGAGTACGGAACGTCCGGTGCTCGGCCAGCCCTTGGGCGCCTTCTTCGCGGCGGCGGAGCGCGAGCGCCTGGTCACGCTGCAGGAACGATGCGCGGCGGATGACAAGTATCAGGGCCGTGCCGTGCTCGAGATTCATTCTCTCGCCGGTGAGGCATCGTATATCGAGGTGACCATCGCGCCGCTGGCCTATCGCACGGGGCAGCGGGGTTTCATGTTGATCCTCCAGGATGTCACTTCGCGAGTGGAGGCCGAGGAGGACATGGGCCGCCACGTTACGGTTTTGCGCAAATTTCACGGCATCATTTCCTCCGAATCCCTTTCCTTGGAGGAGAAACTGGACGAAGTATTATGCCTCGGCTGTGAGCAGTTCAGGTTACCCGTAGGCGTACTGTCGCGCATCGACGGTTCCTACCTCGATGTGTTGCGTTCCGTCGGTGGAGAGAATCGGTATCCGGCGGGCGCACGGTATCCGATAGATCAGACCTACTGCGGAAAATCCATCGTGGCGCCGGAGCCGCTGGCCATCGCCAATGCGGGGGAAGAGCCGGAATGGGCCGACCACCCGGCCCATCGTGGTGCGGGCCTCGAGGCCTATATCGGCACCGTGGTGCAGGTCGACGAGGGTGTCAATGGCACGCTGTGTTTCCTCGGCGAGAGTCCCCGCAACAGGCCATTCACCTCCGCCGACAACGAACTGTTGAAGCTCATGTCCCGCTGGGTGGCGAGCGAACTCCAGCGGGAGCGCGCAGATGCGCGCATGCGCAAGCTGTCGGGGGCGCTGGAGCAGACGGCCGATATCGTCACCATCACCGACCGTAACCGCTACATCGAGTACGTCAATCCGGCGTTCGAGCGGCTGACGGGATACGCGCAGCAGGAGGTGCTGGGGCGCAAGACCCATTTCCTGCGTTCCGGCTTCCATAACGCCGTGTTCTACAACGATTTGAACGATACCATCAATAAGGGGGAGGTGTATCGGGGTACCCTCACCAACCGGAAGAAAGACGGTACCCTCTATTACGAACAGAAGACCATCAGTCCGCTCAAGGACCGCAATGGCGAGATCACCCACTTCATATCCACCGGCCGGGATATCACCGCCCTGCTGGAAGCCGAGGAGAAGGCTCGGGCGCGGCAGGCGGAACTCACCCATGTGGCGCGTTTGAGCACCCTCGGGGAGATGACCTCCGGGTTGGCCCACGAGTTGAATCAGCCCTTGTGTGCCATAACCACCTATGCCCAGGGTTGCCTGCAGATCCTTCAGCGCGGTGACTGTGAGCCGGAGCGGGTGCGCTACGGTCTCAAGCAGGTGGTGAAACAGGCGGAACTCGCCGGGGGAATTTTCCGCCACCTGCGGGACTTCGCCCGCAAGGGCGAGATGCACCGGGAGTCGCTGCGGATGGCGGCCATCATTGAGGAGGTACTGGACTTCGTGAGCGCCGAGGCGCGACAGAAGATGATGGACACCCATGTGGATTTGCCGGCCGACCTGCCTCCCGTGTATGCCGACAGCATCCAGGTGGAGCAGGTGCTGCTCAACCTCGTGCGCAACGCCTTCGATGCCCTCGCCCATCTCGATGCAGGCGAACGGCGGATCTTCCTGGCCGCCTTTGAAGACCCGGCCGGATTCGTGACGGTGGAGTTCAGGGATACCGGTCCCGGCTGCCCGGCGGGCACGACCGAGCGCCTGTTCGACCCCTTCGTGACATCCAAGCCCGAGGGGTTGGGTATCGGCCTGAGTATCAGTCAAAGCATCATCGAGAGCCATGGCGGCAAGATGTGGCTGGCGGAGAACTCAGCCGGCGGGGCGGTGTTCCGGTTCACACTCCCCGTGGCCGTCGAGGCGGGCACTGGACATGCCTAG